The genome window tttttatgtttcgaCATTAAATCAAGCTCAATCCGATGAAGAAGCTTCCTCCGCCTCCTCCAGCCACTTGATGAAAGGGCTCACTTGAGCGTAAAATCGACATTTATCGTCCAAACTTTTCGCCCATTCTAAAATTACATCCTCCGTGACGTAATCCTTGTCGTAAAACCACTGCAACGCGAACTTCACCCATTTCTCGTTAACGTCCTCGTTAGAGATCGCCACGTCCTGTAATTGATCGCATAATTAGGGTAGAAAAACGATGACCTTGAAGTGTCACCTCTAGGGCTTGCAAGGTGTCCAACATGGCGCCTTCGTTACGTAGGTAGTTCTTCAGGATCGGAGCAAAGTATGAGAGCAAGCGAGCAAAATGAGGCAAAAACTGAGGTCCAGAAGAGAACCTCAACGACATATGCAAAATAGCTTTTATTACGTTGAAATTCACCTAAAAACATTATCAGTTAGGCAGCGACAGCTCGACCCCAGCGCCACCCGGggagtttttgaaaataaattacctCTTTCACTGTGACGTTATATGCGTAACGCGAAGAGTTTATCTCTAGAATTAGATGTTCGCAGCGTAATTCATCTTCAAAACCTCGTGTCAAGCTGTCTATTACTTCAGTAAAGAACACTAGAAGACGGTCGCGTTAGTGGAGTTGAAAGCACACGTGAAGACATTTCGTAGAGTGCACTACTTACGCTTAGTATCGTCAGGAGGAGGAGATTGAGTGTGTGACAACTCTTCGTCTTCGCTGTCCGTGAACGCATCATCGTCGGATTCTTCTTGTTCTTGACTGTCGTCGATGCGTAaccttgaaaattttctcgtTAAAATCGTGGCTACATCGTCGTCATCGTCCCCTTCAAGTTTCAACCTGAACGCTTTTTTACCGAGCTTGTCTTTATCGTCGCCTTGGGAAAAAATAATCGAAAACATGTCAGTTTTTAGTCGTTCACAAACTTACAATCTTCCGGTTCCGTTGCTTGGACAAGGCTATTTTCGATAAATCCCTCCTTCTCAACGACCACTCCCTTACCAATTATACTACCTAGAGTGATTTTACTTTTCGATTTAATTTGGCAGTTAGGTCCTACTATACTGTGAGTGATAACAACGTTATCGTCAATTGACGTGTTGGCAAATACGAAACTCTCAGTAATTTGTACGTTTTCACCTATCTTAACATTATCCCCTATAATACTATTCGCAATTTTCTTTTGGTCCTTTATCGAAACACCCTCCCCCGTTACGACTCCCTTCtttaaaatgtgatttttcGTGGTTGGAGGTTGCAAAGGGTAAATCCATTTACATTGCAATTCTCGACtgtaaaatgtttaatgaaaacttttcaaaatcCGTCGACGTGAGTATCACCTTATTGACTGGTACATCCGCCAACTGGTGGTGGCACTGCCGTAATTGTTACCTTTCACGATGTGACAATAAACAGTGCTGCCAAGAATTTCTTCGTTTATCAATAAACCCCTAACAAAATCGTCTTTCgtttgaaaatcaaaattatctGAGAAAAGAGGCAAAACCGACGGCGAACAAATAGCGATGTGAGTGTCCTTGAGATTGTGCCGTAACGAAACGCACGAATtatccaaaaaaatttcctgAAAATTACGCAATCGTCTCAAAAACCTCCGTAAAAAGCGCGAGCGAGACTCACTAAaggaaattcaatttttctctctctaGACTGACCCAATTTTCTGTGGAACAAAACCCGCCTGTTATTGTTGACCGCGACGACGACTTCCTCGGTGGGATCGCGACCCATCTGACCTATTCCCGCCTCTTGAAACACTAACGTCATGGCAGCCCCCTTATCCTTATTTGTAACCTcacttaaataaatcaaattatttttttttttaacttctgGTTACGCAATTACTTGTGTTTTTTGATAACTGGCAACAACTTGATATTTGATACAGTCCCTGGTtctaacaaaacaaaatttccacGAAGAATACCCTTCCTGTCTAGATCTCTGAGACAATCTCCAAATGAATGGCAACTTTCTGACACTATAATAGTGACCTTCATGGTGAGATTCCAAAAAGATCCATCCTTGATGCTTTGACTGGAATAATAAGGTGTCATTGAGGTCAACGCAAGGTAAAGTGGTCTACTTTATGTGGGCTCTTATGGCATCAACATGGGAACAGCAAAACAAGAAGGTTTCTTCTATTCCACCTAAAGAGAGGAATTCGAGCGTGTAATCAATCAGGGGTTTGTTAACCAAGGGCAAGAGAGACTGAAAGGTGTGACAAGTTACAATATTGCATCATCCTTTATTTATAACGCACCAGAGGAATGTCCGACGAAATCGGTAAAAATTCGTCGCCGAACGTGTCGGCAATCACCACTGCTTGCACGACGTCGTCCTTCAAAACTTCTTTACTtttcattgacatttttaatttgaaaatgttgtatttttttgaGGTTACAATTTTATGTCACAGTGACAGTACTGAGTTGAGTTGATCAAGAATTCAAGATAGCTTCCGCGCGTCCGCTAGGTGGCGCccatttgatttaatttaagtAATTATATTTCCTTCAAATTAGTAAATACCCATTGTACCTGTGCATTGTACAACTGATAATCCAAAAACTTAATTGTTTTTGTCAAATCATTCTCTAACTGTcatacatttcattttttatcacGACGATCATAATAATGTTGGCCAACCTGCGCAAATTCAAATGACAAGTGTCCATTACTTATTTGAGATTTCGGTGGGATTTACCTGTAAATATTTTACGATAAGTCTAAACGCtttgtttgaaataaaaaaacttgtaATTGTACTGAtggattattatttattttacatctGGATGTCACAATTgcgtacaataaaaaattggaatCATGCACAGACGTTACGCTTTCAGTAACTGTCCCATCTTCTCTGGATCTCATTCTGCGGATGTACAAGTTTCCGTCGAAAATTCGCCCCTTTGCGACTTCTGCTAAAACCAAATTCAAGTCGTAGTACTGACATCAACAAACACCTCGTGAATCCTTCTGTGGGCCGCCAACTGCCCCGACTGCGTGTAACTATTGCCGCAAACCCCACAAACGTAGGGTCTTTCCCCCGTGTGTATCCTCATGTGACACTTCAACGTCCTCAAATCGCCAAAAGCTTTATTACAAACTGAACAGAACTGGTCCTTTACGCCCAAATGAGTACGTTTATGCGCGGCCAAATTGCTCGACGTGTGATACCGCTTTGAACACAAATTACAACTGTACGGTTTTTCACCTGGAATCCAACAttcataacaaaacaaaaaatgtatgtaaaaACAAGCAAAAACCTGTGTGCGACCTCATGTGAATCTGCAAGTCGGCAGCTCTTCCAGTGCGCTTGCCGCAAATAGCGCACTGGAATTTTTTCTCTCCTGTGTGTGTTCTTATGTGAGCCACGAGCGCGCATTTACTGATGAACGCTTTGGTGCAAGAGTCGCACTTGTAAGGTCGCTCTTGCGTGTGCGTCCTCCTGTGAATGGTCAAATATGAAGAAGTGGCGAACGCGGCTTTGCACATGGTACAAGCGTAGGGTTTCTCTCCGGTGTGCACCCTTTTATGCGCCGTGAGAACAAAAGAATGGGCAAATTTCTTGCCGCATACGTTACATTCGTATTTTCTCTCTCCCGTGTGGATCTTATTGTGAGCGATCAGTCCGTGAGGGTCTGAGAAGCGTTTCCCGCATTTGTTACACACGACGGGTTTTTCACCGGTGTGGGTCCTCATATGAACCTTGAGTCATTGAAAATGAAGATTCGGCtgagcaacaaaaaaatactcacGTTCAGTTGTCCCGGCTCGTAGAATCTCTTACCGCAAGTGATACATAAATGTTTTCTTTCGCCTCCGTGCGTTCGCATGTGTTTTGTCAGGCTTGAGGttaaagaaaatgatttatCACACTTTGTGCAAGAAAAAGGCTTGTAATTGGAGTGGGTGCGGACGTGGCACTTGAACTGGGTCATTACTGTAATAGAACGCgacttaaaataatatataacaTCATTTTCAACTCATGTTATGTTTACATAAagttatgttttatgtttacatgaaaaatgaggttatgttgctTACGGGTGAATTCTTTTCCGCAAACTTCACATTTCAGGTTTAATTTCTTCCCGTGTTTAATTAAGTGAGTTCTCAACGCCCCTTCTAGCTTGAAAGTTCGATTACATTCGTCGCATTTTAGCGGTACATCCGTCATTGCGTCATTGGGGTCGATTTGCGGGGAATTATcgcaattttcaattttatcacCATTTCCATTATGCTCGCCCAAATCTGGTTCTTTGATGTTGACTGTGACAATTTTACCATTGTCGCGAGTAAGCAACGCGTCAGATaattcatttttcaattcgATTATCGTGGAAATATTGTCGCCCAACACGGTCACGGTCTTGTACTCGCCGTAAATTTCCGGGGTCGAATATAAAGCCCTTCTGAGTTGTGCATCTGACTTTTGGCATTGCTCCTTAAATGTGACAAATAAGTTTAGAGTGAAGATGCAGTCATTGCAGATGAATCCTGGCAAGCCGTCGTCTCTCCTAACCTACAAATAAGATGTTGATGATGATCACCGTACCTAATTGAGAGGCTTACGCTAATTTCGGTCAAGTTTAAAAGGATCAGGTCCAGAGAGTTTTCAAAGAGAGAACACAGatcttctttgtttttttccgcCAAACAAGTACGGCAAATCCTGCTGCATTCCGTTATGTACTTGATTCCGCCACTTTCCGAcattgttttattcaaaaaaatcgacTAGAAGGGTTTGTTTTCAATAATAAGACCCATTACGGGGGCGTAACCGGAATcgtttgacagctgtcaaaatACTGACGTTTGTGACCTACAAAAATGACATTCGGAAAAAATTTGTGACCTACAAAAATGACATTCGGAAAAAAACTcccaaattatttaaaaatagtttattGACAACAACACActtaaaatagaataaattatgtacattaacttaattgcTAAAGTCAGTTTGAAGACATTTCTATGAGAAACATCCGAAACTGGCTTACATCACAACAGAAACAAATCCGGCTTTTGCTACAAAAGCTGGCTCGTTTCGCTCATTCTACGGTCCTGAAGGCGTTCCTAATACTGTCTCTAGCCTGCAGCTCTCGATCTTCGAAGATCTGCGCTTTGGGCGCCATCTTGGCGGTGCACTGATCCATCGGTTCGTCGAAGAACGACTTGCCGGCCTTCTTCTTCAAGGCGGAAGTTTTCACCGATAGGGTCACCAGGACGACGATGACAACCACGAAAGCGACGCACGCGGCTGAGATGAGACCGATGGCCAGGGGCGACAGCGTGTTGTGGAAGATCTTCCGTTTGATGACGTCCTCGCAGTCCTGCCAGTTGGTCCAGGTGTTGTTCCACTTGGCGGGATCCGCGTTGGGGTCTCTCGGCACGTTCCTTATAGGCAAGGCTGTCTGCTTGTACCGCGTCAAAGCCCGTTCCATGTTCATCACGATCATGGGTCTCTCGGCGGCTAGGTTGATGCGCTCGCAAGGGTCCGCTTTCAAATCGAACAAACAGGGAGACTCGACGGGGTTGCAGATTTTCGACTCGTGGACGTTGTCGAAGTCAATCGGGGGACAATCGATCTTGGCGGAGCCCCGGAGGGACTTGATGATTTCGGGGTCGAGAAGCTTTCGCGTGAAGTTATCCGAAATGCCTTTCTCGTTCTTCTCTTTGATCTGTTCGTACGTTATGACGCCGGCTAGAGCGGACGCGGCCTGAGAGGACAGTACCGACTTGTCATCGTAGAAATATTCCTTTTTCTTGCCCGAGGAACCGTACCAAGCGTCGGCTTTGCCTTTTGAGACCGACCCGTACAGGTACTTCCAGTTGCCTTGACGTAGAGCTCCGTAGTCGTAGACGTCGTCGATGTTGTACAACAGTTCGGTTCTTGGACTGTCGACTCCTTCGGAGATGGACTGCCACATGTCGACGCCGTCCATCTTGGGAAGCTCGGTCTTGTTGAGACCCGCTGCCGAGTAGAAAGTCGGCAACCAGTCGGAAATGTGCATTAGGGCGTTGGAGACGCGCTGGGGCTTCTTGATGAGAGGACTCCAGACGGCCGAGACACCCCTGACGGCACCTTCCCAAGGCGAGTTCTTCATCCCTCGGAACGGATAATTGGAGCCGGTGTTGGCGTGTACCCCCACGGTCTGCGCC of Tenebrio molitor chromosome 6, icTenMoli1.1, whole genome shotgun sequence contains these proteins:
- the eIF2Bepsilon gene encoding translation initiation factor eIF2B subunit epsilon isoform X2 encodes the protein MSMKSKEVLKDDVVQAVVIADTFGDEFLPISSDIPLSLLPLVNKPLIDYTLEFLSLGGIEETFLFCCSHVDAIRAHINQSIKDGSFWNLTMKVTIIVSESCHSFGDCLRDLDRKGILRGNFVLLEPGTVSNIKLLPVIKKHNEVTNKDKGAAMTLVFQEAGIGQMGRDPTEEVVVAVNNNRRVLFHRKLGQSRERKIEFPLEIFLDNSCVSLRHNLKDTHIAICSPSVLPLFSDNFDFQTKDDFVRGLLINEEILGSTVYCHIVKGNNYGSATTSWRMYQSISRELQCKWIYPLQPPTTKNHILKKGVVTGEGVSIKDQKKIANSIIGDNVKIGENVQITESFVFANTSIDDNVVITHSIVGPNCQIKSKSKITLGSIIGKGVVVEKEGFIENSLVQATEPEDCDDKDKLGKKAFRLKLEGDDDDDVATILTRKFSRLRIDDSQEQEESDDDAFTDSEDEELSHTQSPPPDDTKREFQRNKSYFAYVVEVLFWTSVFASFCSLALILCSDPEELPT
- the LOC138132564 gene encoding zinc finger protein ZFP2-like, which translates into the protein MSESGGIKYITECSRICRTCLAEKNKEDLCSLFENSLDLILLNLTEISVRRDDGLPGFICNDCIFTLNLFVTFKEQCQKSDAQLRRALYSTPEIYGEYKTVTVLGDNISTIIELKNELSDALLTRDNGKIVTVNIKEPDLGEHNGNGDKIENCDNSPQIDPNDAMTDVPLKCDECNRTFKLEGALRTHLIKHGKKLNLKCEVCGKEFTLMTQFKCHVRTHSNYKPFSCTKCDKSFSLTSSLTKHMRTHGGERKHLCITCGKRFYEPGQLNVHMRTHTGEKPVVCNKCGKRFSDPHGLIAHNKIHTGERKYECNVCGKKFAHSFVLTAHKRVHTGEKPYACTMCKAAFATSSYLTIHRRTHTQERPYKCDSCTKAFISKCALVAHIRTHTGEKKFQCAICGKRTGRAADLQIHMRSHTGEKPYSCNLCSKRYHTSSNLAAHKRTHLGVKDQFCSVCNKAFGDLRTLKCHMRIHTGERPYVCGVCGNSYTQSGQLAAHRRIHEVFVDVSTTT
- the eIF2Bepsilon gene encoding translation initiation factor eIF2B subunit epsilon isoform X1, with product MSMKSKEVLKDDVVQAVVIADTFGDEFLPISSDIPLSLLPLVNKPLIDYTLEFLSLGGIEETFLFCCSHVDAIRAHINQSIKDGSFWNLTMKVTIIVSESCHSFGDCLRDLDRKGILRGNFVLLEPGTVSNIKLLPVIKKHNEVTNKDKGAAMTLVFQEAGIGQMGRDPTEEVVVAVNNNRRVLFHRKLGQSRERKIEFPLEIFLDNSCVSLRHNLKDTHIAICSPSVLPLFSDNFDFQTKDDFVRGLLINEEILGSTVYCHIVKGNNYGSATTSWRMYQSISRELQCKWIYPLQPPTTKNHILKKGVVTGEGVSIKDQKKIANSIIGDNVKIGENVQITESFVFANTSIDDNVVITHSIVGPNCQIKSKSKITLGSIIGKGVVVEKEGFIENSLVQATEPEDCDDKDKLGKKAFRLKLEGDDDDDVATILTRKFSRLRIDDSQEQEESDDDAFTDSEDEELSHTQSPPPDDTKLFFTEVIDSLTRGFEDELRCEHLILEINSSRYAYNVTVKEVNFNVIKAILHMSLRFSSGPQFLPHFARLLSYFAPILKNYLRNEGAMLDTLQALEDVAISNEDVNEKWVKFALQWFYDKDYVTEDVILEWAKSLDDKCRFYAQVSPFIKWLEEAEEASSSD
- the LOC138132563 gene encoding arylsulfatase B-like, whose translation is MWFGKLMVLGAVLAASLASKKPNIIVIVADDMGFNDVGFHGSDEIPTPNIDALAYNGVILNSHYTQALCTPSRSAFLTGKYPIHLGMQHLVILEPEPWGLPLNETLLPQHLKRNGYTTHAIGKWHLGFFRKEYTPTYRGFDSHFGYWQGLQDYYQHTVHATYTSEYGYDMRRNMTVDWSAKGKYSTTLFTEEAVRLIREHNVDDPMFMYLAHLAPHTGNSEDPLQAPDEEIAKFAHIADPERRIYAAMVSMLDKSVGSVITALRDKHMLENSIILFMSDNGAQTVGVHANTGSNYPFRGMKNSPWEGAVRGVSAVWSPLIKKPQRVSNALMHISDWLPTFYSAAGLNKTELPKMDGVDMWQSISEGVDSPRTELLYNIDDVYDYGALRQGNWKYLYGSVSKGKADAWYGSSGKKKEYFYDDKSVLSSQAASALAGVITYEQIKEKNEKGISDNFTRKLLDPEIIKSLRGSAKIDCPPIDFDNVHESKICNPVESPCLFDLKADPCERINLAAERPMIVMNMERALTRYKQTALPIRNVPRDPNADPAKWNNTWTNWQDCEDVIKRKIFHNTLSPLAIGLISAACVAFVVVIVVLVTLSVKTSALKKKAGKSFFDEPMDQCTAKMAPKAQIFEDRELQARDSIRNAFRTVE